A genomic segment from Moorena sp. SIOASIH encodes:
- a CDS encoding DUF2555 domain-containing protein: MATTTISQRDLSALSAEDVAKLAARLELDDYSSAFEGLKDWHLLRALAFQRPELAEPYIYLLDIEAYDEA; encoded by the coding sequence ATGGCAACTACGACCATTTCCCAACGTGACCTTTCCGCTCTCAGTGCAGAGGACGTTGCCAAGTTGGCTGCACGTCTAGAGCTGGATGATTACTCTAGCGCATTTGAAGGACTCAAAGATTGGCATCTGCTGCGGGCACTGGCCTTTCAGCGTCCAGAGTTAGCAGAACCCTATATCTACTTACTGGACATAGAAGCTTACGACGAGGCGTGA
- a CDS encoding transposase — translation MRDSCNWINHNVNSSKTSRNSIQAVCYNDVKSQFGLTANHIVRACARVGANRLTAKQKRRKVKGFKPTSFDCDARTFRVIEEGDLVGISTTGKRVKVPMRVSHYHIGKLKGQTPTSAQVCKHRDGNFYIHIQLKSEVPKPKKTKNVIGVDFGRRDLAVTSTGQYWSGKGINNTRDKYSRVRASLQKKASQGTRSTRRRCREILKRLSGRERRFKTWLNHNISSSIINDAIVTNYSVAIEDLTGIRERTNSKPRNKTERRRSNNWALYQLRTFLEYKGIKEGVNVIAIPPAYTSQTCHQCLHIHPVPGQSYRSGKNFKCRNCGNTCDADYNGSKMIEIWGASVTAPGGSKLLSCNLSYDSSGLLKARTIG, via the coding sequence TTGCGCGACTCTTGCAACTGGATTAACCACAACGTCAACTCAAGCAAGACCTCCCGAAACTCAATACAAGCCGTTTGCTACAACGATGTCAAATCTCAGTTTGGTCTAACTGCTAACCATATAGTTAGAGCTTGTGCAAGAGTAGGAGCGAATCGATTAACTGCTAAACAGAAAAGACGGAAAGTTAAGGGATTTAAGCCTACTAGTTTTGACTGTGATGCCAGAACCTTTCGGGTTATCGAAGAAGGTGATCTAGTTGGCATCAGTACCACTGGCAAACGAGTTAAAGTTCCGATGCGAGTAAGTCACTACCACATCGGTAAACTCAAGGGCCAGACTCCAACTTCTGCTCAAGTTTGTAAGCATCGAGACGGCAATTTCTATATCCATATTCAGCTAAAGTCTGAAGTACCAAAACCCAAGAAAACCAAAAATGTTATCGGTGTAGACTTTGGCAGACGCGATCTAGCAGTTACCTCAACAGGTCAATATTGGTCTGGGAAAGGAATTAACAATACTAGAGATAAATACTCCAGGGTTCGTGCTTCTCTGCAAAAGAAAGCGTCTCAAGGCACAAGGTCAACTCGTCGTAGATGTCGAGAAATCTTGAAACGGCTATCGGGGCGCGAGAGGAGATTTAAAACTTGGCTCAATCATAATATCTCTAGTTCAATCATTAATGACGCTATTGTCACAAATTATTCTGTTGCTATCGAAGACTTAACCGGAATTCGAGAAAGAACTAACTCTAAACCTAGAAATAAAACTGAGCGTAGACGTTCTAATAACTGGGCTTTATATCAGCTGAGAACTTTCTTGGAATATAAAGGGATAAAAGAGGGCGTGAATGTAATTGCTATTCCACCCGCATATACTTCGCAAACTTGCCATCAATGCCTACATATTCATCCAGTCCCAGGTCAGTCTTATCGAAGCGGGAAAAACTTTAAATGTAGGAATTGTGGTAATACCTGCGACGCCGACTACAACGGGTCAAAAATGATTGAAATTTGGGGCGCATCTGTAACCGCGCCTGGAGGCTCGAAGCTTCTTAGCTGTAATCTCAGTTATGATTCTTCAGGGCTGCTGAAAGCCCGCACCATAGGGTAG
- the ctpC gene encoding carboxyl-terminal processing protease CtpC, whose amino-acid sequence MVITKRGLVLGATAVVLTTVAVTGAGLHLSQSQAFFRESPKELVDEVWQIINRRYVDATFNQVDWEEVRQDYLNRSYSSKEQAYKAIREMLEPLDDPYTRFMDPEEFKNMQIDTSGELTGVGIQIALDEETKKLMVISPIEDTPAFKAGILAKDIIIKIDGKSTEGMDVNDAVQLIRGKPGTSVTLTIQRGQKIVDYPITRARIEIHPVKYSYRETSDGYGIGYIRLSQFSANAAKEMGEAIRKLEDQNVSGYVLDLRSNPGGLLYASIEIARMWFDSGTIVSTVNRIGKAEYQRAINRSLTDKPLVVLVDGGSASASEILSGALQDNQRAILVGTKTFGKGLVQSVRGLGDGSGLAVTIAKYLTPSGRDINKSGIEPDIVFELSDEQRKDLQKNRDKVGTLDDAQYAKAFQILMQEIAAKQDSRAEGKAR is encoded by the coding sequence ATGGTAATTACAAAACGTGGCCTGGTTCTTGGTGCGACAGCAGTAGTCCTAACAACTGTAGCAGTTACAGGAGCTGGTCTTCATCTATCTCAAAGTCAGGCTTTCTTTCGCGAGAGTCCTAAGGAGCTAGTTGATGAAGTTTGGCAAATTATTAACCGCAGGTATGTAGATGCTACCTTCAACCAGGTTGATTGGGAAGAAGTTCGCCAAGATTATTTGAATCGCTCTTACAGCAGCAAGGAACAAGCCTACAAGGCAATCCGGGAAATGCTAGAGCCCTTGGACGATCCTTACACCCGGTTTATGGATCCCGAAGAGTTCAAGAATATGCAGATTGATACATCTGGGGAATTAACTGGTGTAGGTATTCAGATTGCCCTGGATGAGGAAACAAAAAAGTTGATGGTGATTTCCCCAATTGAGGATACCCCAGCTTTTAAAGCGGGAATCCTGGCAAAGGATATCATTATCAAAATTGATGGCAAGAGTACCGAAGGTATGGATGTCAACGATGCAGTTCAACTGATCCGAGGCAAGCCAGGAACTTCCGTGACTTTGACCATTCAGCGAGGCCAAAAGATAGTAGACTATCCCATCACACGAGCTAGGATTGAAATCCACCCTGTAAAGTATAGCTATCGGGAAACTTCAGATGGTTATGGCATCGGCTACATTCGCCTTTCTCAATTTAGTGCTAACGCGGCAAAGGAGATGGGGGAAGCAATCCGAAAGTTAGAAGATCAGAACGTTAGTGGCTATGTTTTAGATCTCCGGTCTAACCCTGGAGGGCTACTTTATGCCAGCATCGAAATTGCTCGGATGTGGTTTGATTCCGGTACGATTGTCTCAACAGTTAACCGAATCGGCAAAGCTGAATACCAGAGAGCAATTAATCGCTCTCTGACTGATAAACCATTAGTGGTACTGGTGGATGGTGGTTCAGCCAGTGCTAGCGAAATTCTTTCGGGTGCTTTACAAGACAATCAACGTGCCATATTGGTAGGAACTAAGACCTTTGGTAAGGGCTTAGTCCAATCCGTCCGAGGGCTTGGAGATGGCTCAGGTCTGGCAGTAACCATTGCTAAGTACCTTACCCCTAGTGGTCGCGATATCAATAAGTCTGGAATTGAACCAGATATTGTGTTTGAGCTTTCCGATGAACAGCGTAAGGACTTGCAGAAAAATCGTGACAAAGTTGGCACCTTGGATGATGCTCAGTATGCCAAAGCGTTTCAGATTTTGATGCAGGAAATTGCTGCCAAACAAGACTCAAGGGCAGAAGGGAAAGCTCGTTAA